Below is a genomic region from Zea mays cultivar B73 chromosome 9, Zm-B73-REFERENCE-NAM-5.0, whole genome shotgun sequence.
TGAAGATCTCGAAACCAGGGCCTTAGAAACAAACAAAAGAAATGGGTGTGCCGaccaaaaaaattaaaaaaaggaGTGTGTATTTGTTGCATGGGCCAGCAGACTGAACGCAGAGAAGCAGAAACGGGTGGAGATGGGCCGTCGAGCCGAGAAAGTAAAAGAATCAACGCAGGTGGGCCTCTGCTTCGGTCGCATACGGCTAGGGCTCTAATTTTTAGAGCTATAAGATTTAAAGATcagattaagggggtgtttggttgctcctgctaaagtttagcacgggtcacatcaagcgtttgacttttaaatatgagtatgaaatatagacccaaccaacaggactagattcgtctcgtcttttaatcttcgacTGACAAATtaattttataatccgactacatttaatatccggaacggaggttcaaacattcgataggacatgggctaaattttagcggggtgtaaccaaacaccccctaaattagAACCGAGTTCTATTTTTATTCGTTTTTAACTACAAATAGGGTTTTATCATTTTGGGAAGGAGCAGATCAGGATCCATTAACACCCCTACGTACGCCTTTCCTCTGGAAACCCTTCTCTCGCCTGCCTCTCCCCCGCCGCGCCGCCACTTCCCCTCTCCCGTCAACTCCGGCTTCCGCGCGAGGTCGAGCTAGCGTTTGGAGTTCTCGAGACCTGCTGTGATGGCGACAGAGCAAGCGGCGGAGAACTACACGGTGGAGGACCTCGTGGCCCTGAACCCCTACAACCCCGACATCCTCAACGACCTCGAGAAGTTCGTCAATGAGCAGGTAAACCCTGACCACCGGGATGCTCTTTTTCCTGCTGGTTTTGCTTGTGGGTCACTGGGTTGGgttgggggtgggggtgggggtagGGGTAGGGGTGTGGTTAGATTACGTTTTTAGCTGTGTTTGTAAATAGTGTTCTCATGGTTGCGTTCGAACGTTGGTGAAATCGTGGGGTAGTCAGATGTTAGATTAACCGCAGCTTAGTGCCACTCATTGTATTTCGATGATACTGGAAAATTACGGATACTCTACACCTTTTCAGGATCCTTGAAGTGTATAATGTTTGTTGGGGACTGCTGAAGTTATTTGCCTTTTTATTCTATTCAGAATGGTGCTCGAGCGTGTTTGTCGTAAGTGTTCGGCAGGAGTTCCTAGAAAATAGATTAACCTTGTACATGTACTATCTAGGGCTTCTGTAGGGTGAGTGGACAAGATTACTATTCTGATGACCAGAATAGGTAGGTTTGGATGCCATTGCTGCCTGTTATAAGATGTTTCGGTTTCTATGATATGAGGCAAATGGTATTACTGCTGCGAAATGAAATATTTAGTAGATGGTATGCCCGCAAAATGAACCTCTTCAACCAATTTGTTGACTGGCAATTTCCTTTTAGGTTATAAGAGGACACCTGCATTGTATTTTTGGACTTTTTGCAACATTTAGTTCTGCCTAATGTTTcgatccttttcttttttcttgttTAGGTCTCATCTCAGACATATAACTTGGATGCAAATCTCAGCCTTCTTCGCTTGTACCAGGTTACAGCGGATCTCTAGCGACATCATTTTTACAAGTATTGTGGCTCCATTCATATGTTTTCTTAGTTACTGGTTTCCTTTTGCAGTTTGAGCCAGAAAGGATGAGCATACAGATTGTGGCCCACATACTGATTAAGGTTAGAACATTTAATGGGTACATCGATTTCATTGATCGGTAGCATATCTGAGATCACTTCTGACTATTTTTGCCTTGCTTATGATGTTTTGTTTGCAGGCTCTCATGGCAATGCCAGCCCCTGACTTCAGTTTGTGCTTATTCTTAATCCCTGAACATGTGGTACTAAAAATTACATCCTGCCCTTTTAGTTGAGTTGTATCAGATTTGCTGTGTAGACCTGGAATACACAGTATTTAATTATGGCTCATGCTCGGTGAACGTGCACAATATCCAATAATTATAGATATTTGGTAAACAAGCCCCCACACCCATGTTTCAATGTGATTTGAAATTTTGCACGAAACAGACTAGCCTTGCAAATGCCACAGATTCAGAGATTCCATAAAAGAGCTGTCCCGTTATCTTTACATTTTTTGGCTACATTATTTTGTTGGTATGTTCAGTTTGCTTGTCTGTCTCTTTGTTTCAGCAAATGGAGGAGCAATTCAAGGTATTGATAGTTCTTTCTCACTACCTAGAGGTACATACTTGGTCTAACTTATGTTCACCAGtagaaattagaaaggaatctataGCTAACGTAAGAATTTTGCTTAAAGACTGCTAGGTTCAGTCAATTTTGGGATGAAGCAGCAAAGAACCGCCACATATCGGAAGCAGTGCCAGGTAAATATATTTGTTGAGCCATCGAGTTTGAGATATGCATAGTCTGTTACATTTTATAATGTGAGCTTGTCGCACCAATCTTAGTCTTAATAGCAAAAACAATTCTTATGAGTGTTAAAGTTCTAATGTTCACGCTGGATTTCTAGTAGAAATTTGAAATGATGTTCCACGTTCTAGTCGTCAGGCCTTAGTTGAGTGCAAGTGCTTTTTGTCATCAGCGTTGACTGAAGTGTTACATTGTGTATTCAGGCCGAAGTAAATTATTTTGTGTGCCTGCCTTGTTCTGTCACTTGGTGTTTGGTATCTTTTATTCTCCTATAATAGCATGAAGTTTTCTTTTGTTAACCTCATTTACCTGGGTTCTTTCAATGAGATGGGAAGAACGCCTGAGCGCTAGAATTTTATGTGGATTTATTCAGACATAATCAGCAGCTGGATGATATTTTAGGCCTGATGATGTGCATTATGACCTATGTCTTTATTTGCTCTGACTCTGCACATTGTGCAGGTTTCGAACAAGCAATCCAATCCTATGCGATTCATGTACTTTCCTTGACATACCAGAAAGTTCCAAGGCCTATTCTTGTAGAGGTAAGACGCAATCCCTGTTTAATTATAAATGTTCGGTATTCTCTGTTTAATTATAAATTTCAGTATTCCCTGTTTAATTGGTGTTCAAGTTCTTCAGTAAGTGCTGCTGTCACATGTGCTTGTTTTTGTATATTCATATGTATGGTAATGTAAGAATCATACTAGACGATAGCTGGGAGTATGCTTTATATCAATTGCTCCATAATCACTAGTTCGTGGTCAACCAGGTTTGTGTTAGGTTTCCATGGGGTATGCTAAATGGATAGTTTCTTCTTGATATTAACACACCACTTTTCTTTACAGGCAATCAACATCGAAGGTCTCGCGTTGGACAAGTTTCTTGAGTACCATGCCGCGAACTCAGGTTGGGTGATTGAGAAGGGTGGGCAGTCTCAAGTGATTGTTCTTCCGCGTAATGAGTTCAATCACCCAGAGCTCAAGAAGAACACAGCCGATATCCTTCCGTTTGAACACGTAACACGCATATTCCCTGTCCTTGGCTGATTCAGGCGTGCTGAGAGATCTATACAAAACTCAGCGAGTGAAGCTTCTCTTAGTCATTGCATCTTCAGTTTGTAGTGTACCCTATTGAGATTATCTCGGTATACCAGTCCTTTTTATGCCGGAGTTGGTTTCTGCAACCTATGGTTATTGTTATTACTATAACGAAATGCTCAGATATGAGATTGGTCTTGTCCTTCGAAGGAGGCTGTCAGGTCCATTGTTTGAGAACGTGTGTTGTGAATGGTGTGTGCTGGGAATGAGTCTCATTAGCTATCGCCTAGTCCGTATCTGCCATCGTGAGTCTATATCCACCATCATAACTCTCATTAGTTTCACATCAGCTTTTGTCACTAAATTTTATTTGAAATGAAATACAATGTTTCATCGAAGTTTAAATACATACATTTGCGTAATTAACTACATGACTCAAGCATAATAATAAAAATACATAACTTAAACATAAGAATAGAAATACATAAATAAAATCTATTTTGTAGATAGTATTTTatgattatttatttatttattaggcTTGAAATGGTTACAAAAAATAGCTAGCTGCCTAGTTGACGTGGTACCATGTAGATCAATCAGAACATGCTACATCATTAGGTCTTGTTCGTTTGTCCAGGAATAGACCAGGAATTATTCAAATTGATAAAAAATTATACAAATTAGAGAAACAAACCAattagaaattgttccatgtctcTGATCCGGAAAAAAACGAACGGCCCCTTAATGTGAGGCGTTACGGATCGGTTCTAGTCGGTATAACTGATCGACCGGTTCGGCTGGCCGGTTCACCGACCGGTAATGGAAAGGTGGGCAATACCGCTCCCATTGGATCCAACCTGATAACGACAATGGGACACCGTTAGTGCTTGGTGCGCATGCACTCATTATTGGCAATATTAAGGTTCTTTTATTGGGGTTTCTAGGTGGATTCTGTTCTAGCTTTATTAATATTTATATGAAGCCGTAGCAGACGACATATTTTGAAATAGCTTCACATAAAAAGCACTTATCTCATTTGGTGAAGCCAATAAAAACAGGCTTCGGTAGCTAAGACTCACGTACATTTTACAAGAAACCTTCCCACTATCTTTACATTTTATAAAGAGATTTTTCCACTACCGTTTGATTTTTTTCTTGGTCCACGCAATTGCAACAACTCAGTCGACATTGACTATATTACTAATCTAACTAGACATTGTTTATTTAAAAAACAAAGAAGTTGTTTTACCGAATGATATTTTTTATATTGTTGGCTTCTCTAGAAAAACACCTTTAATAGATAAGTTAAAACCAAAACCATTTTTGAGGAAGAGGAAGCCCCATTAAAGAAGACCTTAGATTGGGATCATATCAGCTGCAAAACAAAATAAGAATGAAGGTGACAGCTAACCTTTCGATGCAAATCGTGCAAACCAATATTACAA
It encodes:
- the LOC100273909 gene encoding Eukaryotic translation initiation factor 3 subunit K yields the protein MATEQAAENYTVEDLVALNPYNPDILNDLEKFVNEQVSSQTYNLDANLSLLRLYQFEPERMSIQIVAHILIKALMAMPAPDFSLCLFLIPEHVQMEEQFKVLIVLSHYLETARFSQFWDEAAKNRHISEAVPGFEQAIQSYAIHVLSLTYQKVPRPILVEAINIEGLALDKFLEYHAANSGWVIEKGGQSQVIVLPRNEFNHPELKKNTADILPFEHVTRIFPVLG
- the LOC100273909 gene encoding eukaryotic translation initiation factor 3 subunit K isoform X1 encodes the protein MATEQAAENYTVEDLVALNPYNPDILNDLEKFVNEQVSSQTYNLDANLSLLRLYQFEPERMSIQIVAHILIKQMEEQFKVLIVLSHYLETARFSQFWDEAAKNRHISEAVPGFEQAIQSYAIHVLSLTYQKVPRPILVEAINIEGLALDKFLEYHAANSGWVIEKGGQSQVIVLPRNEFNHPELKKNTADILPFEHVTRIFPVLG